A window of Bradyrhizobium sp. AZCC 1719 genomic DNA:
CGGTCGGCATCGGCATGACCAAGGACGGCAAGACCGCTTTCGTCGCACTCGGCCCGGCCAATCGCGTAGCCGTCGTCGATGCCGTCAGCCACAAGGTCACCAAATATCTGCTGGTGGGCCAGCGTGTCTGGCACATGGCATTCACGCCCGACGAGAAATATCTGCTGACCACCAACGGCGTGTCGAACGACGTCTCGGTGATCGACGTCGCAGCCCAGAAGGTCATCAAGACGATCCAGGTCGGCGAACTGCCCTGGGGTATGACGATTGCACAACCATGACGGCCACTGACGCCTTTTCCGCCGGTCAGAGCACGCAAGATTTCCCTCCCCGGCCCGATGCCGTGGCGATGCCTGCGCTGTCGATCGAAGGCGTCAGCCATGCCTATGGCACCCGGCGCGCGCTGATCGAGATCGGCTTTTCCGTCGCCCCGGCAAGTTTCACCGCGTTGCTCGGCCTGAACGGCGCCGGCAAGAGCACCCTGTTCTCGCTGATCACACGGCTGTTCGGAATTCAGCACGGACGTATCGGGATCTTCGGCCATGACGTCGCGCAGGCACCCGGCGAAGCCTTGCGGCTGCTCGGCGTGGTGTTTCAGCCCCGCACGCTCGATCTCGATCTCTCGGTGACGCAAAATCTGCTTTATCACGCCGCCTTGCACGGCATCGGCAGGCGCGATGCCCGCGCGCGCAGCGGCGAGGTGCTGGCGCGCATCAGCCTTGCCGACCGCGCCGGCAGCAAGGTGCGCGATCTTTCCGGCGGCCAGATGCGACGATTGGAAATTGCGCGGGCGCTGCTGCATCGCCCGCGCCTGCTCCTGCTTGACGAGGCAACCGTCGGCCTCGACGTCAAAGCGCGCGCCGACATCCTCAACCACGTTCGGCAGCTCGTTGCCGAACAGGGAATAAGCGTGCTTTGGGCGACGCATCTGTTCGACGAGATCGGTTCGAACGACGATCTCGTCGTGCTGCATCAGGGCCGCGTATTGGCCAACGGCAAAGTGGCGCGGGTGATCGCCGATGCGGGCGGCAGCGATATCAACACTGCGTTCATGCGGCTGACCGGCTCCACCGCTCAGAGCGGGAGTTCCACGTCATGACATCGGCAGCCATGACGCCAATCCAGCGCGGCTTCTCGGCGGCCGAATATCTGATCTGCCTGAACGGCATCGTGTGGCGCGAGGCGCTTCGCTTCCTGCACCAGCGCGAACGCTTCATCTCCGCGCTCGTGCGCCCCCTGGTGTGGCTGTTCATCTTCGCCGCCGGCTTCCGTCAGGTGCTCGGCCTCTCCATCATCCCCCCATATGAGACCTACATTCTTTACGAGGTCTATATCGCGCCCGGGCTGATGGCGATGATTCAGCTCTTCAACGGCATGCAGTCCTCGCTTTCCATGGTCTACGACCGCGAAATGGGCAATATGCGGACCTTGCTGGTGAGCCCGCTGCCGCGATGGTTCCTATTGTCCTGCAAGCTTCTGGCGGGAACCGCGGTTTCGCTGCTTCAGGTCTATGCCTTCCTGCTGATCGCCTGGTTTTGGGATATCTCAGCACCCCCGACCGGCTATCTTACGGTGCTGCCTGCGCTGGTCCTCTCAGGCCTGATGCTCGGCGCATTGGGGATGCTGATCTCGTCCGGCATCAAGCAGCTCGAGAACTTTGCGGGCGTGATGAACTTTGTCATCTTTCCGATGTTCTTTGCTTCCTCGGCGCTTTATCCGCTATGGCGCATCCTGGAGAGCAGCCCGATGCTCTACTATGTCTGCTTGTTCAATCCGTTCACGCATGCGGTGGAGCTGATACGTTTTGCGCTGTATGGGCAAATGAACTGGATCGCGCTTGCGGTCGTCGGAGGCTGTACGATCGCCTTCATGATCGGCGCCATCCTCGCCTACGATCCATCGCGCGGCCTGATCCGCCGCGGGCCGGCCGGAGGCGAGACATGAGATACCGGACCGCGATCTCCGTACTCCTTGCCGTTGCGGCCATGAGCGGGTACGGCCATGCCGCCGATCCACGCTATCCGGACTGGCCGTGCACGCAGGCCAAGGTACCCGAGATCTCCGTCGCCGCGGTGTGGGCAGGCCCGCCACTCGACGACGTCTCCAGCAAGTGGAAGGACGATGCCAAGGTCAGCGCGCTGATTGCAAAACTCGCGGCAAGGCGGACCCCGCTCGAGGAGGCGCAAAAGGCAATCACGGAGTATCTGAACAGTGCAGCCGACAAGACCGCAAGCGGGAAACTGCTGTTTGCCGGCCTGTTTGAATCCCTCAATGCCCAACGCTCCCAGGTTATGAACGGCCTGGAGCGTGTCACCCGCAAGCAGCGCGAGGCAGCGGACAAAATCCGCACCGACACGCTGGCCTTGCAGGCGCTGCAGGGCGAAACGCCGCCCAACCAGGCGAAGATCGACGAACTCGGCAATCAGCTTGTCTGGCAGACGCGCATCTTCGAAGACCGGCGGAACGTCATCAAATTCGTCTGCGAGGTGCCGACGGCGATCGACCAGCGGCTGTTCGCTCTCGGACGGACGATTCAGCAGGAGATCGAATAGTCGCTAACGCGGCGATGCGATCTCCTCGCCTGTCCGCGGCTCAGGTTGCGACTCCACCAGCGCCAGACCGGCCCGTTCCCAGCCATCGGTTCCGTCAGGGTACCATGCCACGTTGGAATAGCCGTAAGTGAGGATGCGCTTGGCCGCGTTCCATGACATCCAGCAATCGGCAAGGCAGTAGACCACCACCAGCGCAGCATTGTTGCCTGCTGTCGCGCGGACAAGCCCGCGCTGCAGATAGTCTTCCGTTACAGCCGCGAGCTTGCCGTAGCCGGTGTCCGGCAGCCACACGCTACCGGGAATGTTGAGCCGCGGCTTGTCGCGCCAGATGGTGCCTTCTGGAAGATTTTGCGGCTTCGGCGCGCGAGGCATCACGTCGATGAATGCGCCGGCCTTGGCGCGCCAGATCGCCTCGGCCTCTGCGGTGGTCAGCACGCGTACACCGGCAAGGGTCGCGGGAACCGGCGTACGGTAGTCCTCCATGCGATACCCGTCGGGCTCGGGAGGCCTCTCCTGCGCGAGGGTCGAGACGATGAATGGGAATGCCGCAAGGATCAGGCCTGCGAGCGTTTCTCTCATGGCGTTTTGGTTGCCGTCTCCGCGCCGATCGGTCGGTCATTCTCGTCGAGCAAGGGAACGCCGAAGTCCAGCAGTATCTTGTTGACGGCCGGCTGGTTTTCCTGGATCAGGCGATTGAGCTGCCGCTTCCAGTTCTGGTCGGCCGCCCGCACTCCCATGCCGATACGGTACGCCAATCGAGGGCCTGTCTTTTCCTTCACGAGGGGCGTGACATGGAGCGGCGGGTCCGCCTTCTTCGCATAGAAGCCCGCCATCGGCCCCCAGAGAATGCCGGCGTCGATCTTACCGGACTTTAGGTCGGCTATCATGGCCTCCGCTGACGAATCCAAACGGGTATCGACCATCAACTGATACGGCTTGGCATTCGCCATCAGGCCGTTGACCGCCATATTCGTGGCAGGCGGCGTTCCGGCCACGATGCCGATATGCTTGCCCTTGAGACGCTCGTCTTCCAGCGTTGTCACTTCGTCGAGGCCGCCGCCCTTCTTAGCAACCAGCGCGTAGGCGGTGCGGTAATAGGGATTGGTGCCCTGGACCAGGTCATCTCCCTGGGGGAAGCCCATGATGACATCGCAACGATGGGCGCCAAGCGTCATCCGGACGAAGCCCGTCGCCTGCGGGAAGTACATGTAGTCCAGCTTCTTGTTCAGCTTCTCGGCGAACAGTTCGGCGAGCTTGTTCTCGAATCCCTCGCCCTTGTCGTTGGAAAACGGCAAATTGTGCGGGTCGGCGCAGACGCGCAGCACCTTGGGATCGACGAGCTCGATCGACAGATCGCCGCCCTCCTTGATCTGCGCGCACGCAACATCGCGCCCGAAAAACACCGCGAGCACCACCAAGGTTGAAATCGCCAGCCAGCGCTTGTGTCTGGCACATGTCATCGAAAGCTGCAGCACTTCCGGCTCGCTATTGTTGCCAACTCGCAAAAGATATCGGCCACCTCGACGAACGAAGTTCCGTTGAAGCCGCAGACAAGCAAAAATGCTATGCTTGTCAATTGGGGCGCGCAACAGGAATAATCCTGGCGAACTCGCCGCCCGTGCTGCGATGCAAACGCAGCCGCAATGAAACGTTGAATTGCCGGCTGCGCTTCGTGGAGAGACGAAGGCCGAATTATGGCTCATCCCGCATGGATCCTTGCCGCGCTCGCGATGATCGCGACGATCACAGCTTCTTTCGCGCAGCAACAGGAGCTGCCCGTCAACTCCATTGCGGACGGCGTATTCGTACACAACGGCCAAACCGCGCAGATGACGCGCGAGAACGCGGGCGCGATCGCCAATGTCGGGTTCATCGTTGGCCAGGATGCCGTCGCGGTGATCGATACCGGCGGCAGCCTTCGCGAGGGACGGCAATTGCTGGCGGCGATTCGCGCCCGGACCGACAAGCCGATACGCTACGTCATCAATACGCACGGCCACCCCGATCACATCTTCGGTAACGGCGCTTTCGTGCAGGACGGAACGACGTTTGTCGGCCACGCGAACCTGCCGCGCGCGCTGGCGGCGCGCGGTCAATTCTATCTCGACGCATTTCGCCGCACGATGGGCGATCAATTGATCGACGAAATACGCATCGTGCCGCCGACGCTGCTCGTCAGCGGCACGCTCCAGCTCGATCTCGGCGGACGAACTCTTGCCGTGCGGGCGTGGCCTGCCGCGCACAGCGATTGCGATCTCACGGTGATAGATGAAAGGACCGGCACCCTGTTCGCGGGCGACCTCGTGTTTCTCGCCCACACGCCCGTGCTGGACGGCAGCATCCGCGGCTGGCTGTCCGTCATCGGTGAGCTCGGCGCCTTGCCTGCGGAGCGTGTGGTTCCCGGTCACGGTCCCGTGAGCGGATGGCCGGCCGCCCTCGCCGACCAGCGTCGTTATCTCGAAACGCTGGCCTCCGATATACGCGGGCTCATCGCCCGCGGCGAACCGATAGGGGCAGCGGCGGGTACTGCAGCAAGCTCCGAGCGATCCCGGTGGGAATTGTTCGACGACTTCAACGCCCGCAACGCAACCGCAGCATTCTCGGAAATTGAATGGGAATAGCGCGCGCATTGCCCTATATTGCGCGCGTTGCTTCCATCGGCGTGAAGGTCGTGACCATGTCCGGATATCTGTTCCGCCTCTTCGGCGTCGTTGGCTTGCTACTCTGCGGCGCACCGATGGCGCTCGCGGCAGAGACAAGCGACCTCTGGCCCGGCCTGGTGCAGGACATCTTCAACAATCGTCCGATGAACGACGGAAGTGACGTGATCGGCATCGAAATGCCGTCGCGTGCCGAGGATGCCGCAATCGTCCCGGTCACCTTGCGAACGAAGCTCTCGCCCGGCGATAGCCGGCAGGTGCTGAGCATTACGCTGGTCATCGACCAAAATCCCGCGCCGATGGCGGCGAAGTTCCAGCTTGGACCGGACGCCA
This region includes:
- a CDS encoding quinoprotein relay system zinc metallohydrolase 2, which produces MAHPAWILAALAMIATITASFAQQQELPVNSIADGVFVHNGQTAQMTRENAGAIANVGFIVGQDAVAVIDTGGSLREGRQLLAAIRARTDKPIRYVINTHGHPDHIFGNGAFVQDGTTFVGHANLPRALAARGQFYLDAFRRTMGDQLIDEIRIVPPTLLVSGTLQLDLGGRTLAVRAWPAAHSDCDLTVIDERTGTLFAGDLVFLAHTPVLDGSIRGWLSVIGELGALPAERVVPGHGPVSGWPAALADQRRYLETLASDIRGLIARGEPIGAAAGTAASSERSRWELFDDFNARNATAAFSEIEWE
- a CDS encoding PQQ-dependent catabolism-associated CXXCW motif protein → MRETLAGLILAAFPFIVSTLAQERPPEPDGYRMEDYRTPVPATLAGVRVLTTAEAEAIWRAKAGAFIDVMPRAPKPQNLPEGTIWRDKPRLNIPGSVWLPDTGYGKLAAVTEDYLQRGLVRATAGNNAALVVVYCLADCWMSWNAAKRILTYGYSNVAWYPDGTDGWERAGLALVESQPEPRTGEEIASPR
- a CDS encoding substrate-binding domain-containing protein encodes the protein MTCARHKRWLAISTLVVLAVFFGRDVACAQIKEGGDLSIELVDPKVLRVCADPHNLPFSNDKGEGFENKLAELFAEKLNKKLDYMYFPQATGFVRMTLGAHRCDVIMGFPQGDDLVQGTNPYYRTAYALVAKKGGGLDEVTTLEDERLKGKHIGIVAGTPPATNMAVNGLMANAKPYQLMVDTRLDSSAEAMIADLKSGKIDAGILWGPMAGFYAKKADPPLHVTPLVKEKTGPRLAYRIGMGVRAADQNWKRQLNRLIQENQPAVNKILLDFGVPLLDENDRPIGAETATKTP
- a CDS encoding ABC transporter ATP-binding protein produces the protein MPALSIEGVSHAYGTRRALIEIGFSVAPASFTALLGLNGAGKSTLFSLITRLFGIQHGRIGIFGHDVAQAPGEALRLLGVVFQPRTLDLDLSVTQNLLYHAALHGIGRRDARARSGEVLARISLADRAGSKVRDLSGGQMRRLEIARALLHRPRLLLLDEATVGLDVKARADILNHVRQLVAEQGISVLWATHLFDEIGSNDDLVVLHQGRVLANGKVARVIADAGGSDINTAFMRLTGSTAQSGSSTS
- a CDS encoding ABC transporter permease; its protein translation is MTSAAMTPIQRGFSAAEYLICLNGIVWREALRFLHQRERFISALVRPLVWLFIFAAGFRQVLGLSIIPPYETYILYEVYIAPGLMAMIQLFNGMQSSLSMVYDREMGNMRTLLVSPLPRWFLLSCKLLAGTAVSLLQVYAFLLIAWFWDISAPPTGYLTVLPALVLSGLMLGALGMLISSGIKQLENFAGVMNFVIFPMFFASSALYPLWRILESSPMLYYVCLFNPFTHAVELIRFALYGQMNWIALAVVGGCTIAFMIGAILAYDPSRGLIRRGPAGGET